The DNA window TCACGGTTACCCTACTCGTCGTCGCTGTCCACGCCGCCGAGCGCCTTATTGACGGCGGCGGGCGTCTCGTACTCCTCGTCGGGGAGCTCGTCGAGCATGGAGCGCACATCGTCGTCCGCGCCGTTCTCCTCGGCGGCGTCCATCAGGTCCTGCTTGCTCGCCGGGTAGCTCACGCCCTTGAGGTGCTTCTGAAGCTGGATGGGGTTGATCTTCGCCATGCTGCCCTCCTGGGGTCGATTATCTGCGGGCGAATGGGTGGAAGCCTTGAAGGACCTTCACACCGGCTTAGGACGACGCGGCCTTTTCTTTAACGGAGGGGAGCTCGTCAGGCCTGCACCGGCTCCAGCAGCCCGTTTTCCAGCACCAACGGCAGGGCCAGCGTCTGATACCCCTGCTGGTCGAACAGCACGGTCACCTTCCCGCCCTCGTAGCGCATGACCAGGCCCTCGCCAAGGGTGGGGTGGGCAACGCGGCTGCCCAGGGCGAAGGGCACGTCGTCGGCGTTCTGATTGGCCTGCACCAACCCAGCCTGGCAGTTGTCGCAGTGACCGCAGGGAGGGTGGTACTCCTCGCCGAAGTAATTGAGCAGGAACTCGCGGCGGCAGCCCCCCGTCTCGGCATACCCGCGCATCATCTCCAGCCGGGAGCGTTCGTAAGCGCGGCGGTGCTCCTGGGCCAGCGCGGCCTGGGCCACCACCTCGGGCGTCTCCAGCCCTTCCACGGCGGTCACCTCGCCATCCGGCAGAACCTCCAGTGCGCCGACCTCCTCCAGGCGGTTCACGGCGCTCAGCAGCCGGGTCTGGGAGAGCCCGGTCTCCTCCCCGAGCCCGGCCGGATCGACGGGCTCGCCGTGTTCGCGCACGGCCCGCAGCACCGTCTCGACCTGATCGGCGTCGACCAGCGTTCCCCCCGCGAAGAAGCGCCTCAGCCGCAGGTCGCCCGGCGTGTAGAAGAGGGTCGCCTCGGCGTTCCCGCCGTCCCGCCCCGCCCGGCCGATCTCCTGGTAATAGGCGTCCACCGAGCCCGAGAGATCGAGGTGATGCACGAAGCGCACGTTCGGCTTGTCGATGCCCATGCCGAAGGCCGTGGTCGCCACGATCACCTCCAGGTCGTCCGCCATGAAGGCCGCCTGCACGTCCTCCCGGGACTGGGCGTTCATCCCGGCGTGATAGGCCGCCGCTCGTACGCCCCGCTCCCCCAGGTCGTGCGCGAACTCCTCGGCGCTCCGGCGGGTCGCGGCATAGACGATGCCGGGCTTGGGGGCCACGACGACGCCCTCCAGGAGCGCCGTCCGTTTGGTCCCCGCGTCCTCGAACTGCCGCACCCCGAGGTGGATGTTGGGGCGGTCGAAGCCGCGCACGAGAATTTGTGGGTCACGCATCCCCAGCCGCTCGACGATCTCCTCGCGCACGGGGGGCGCGGCGGTTGCGGTGAGGGCCAGGACCGTGGGGTGCCCCAGCGCCTCCACCGCGACGCCCAGCCGCAGGTACTCGGGCCGGAAGTCGTGGCCCCACTCGGAGACACAGTGCGCCTCGTCCACCACGAACAGCGAGGGTTCAGCGGCGCGCAGCCGTTCCAGGGTCTCCGCGTGGGCGAGCTGCTCGGGGGCCAGGAAGAGGAACTCGACCTCGCCCTCCGTAAACGCCTCCAGGGTCTCCTCGCGCTCGGCGGGGCGCAGGGTGGAGTTGACCAGGGCGGCCTGGCCGGGGGCGCTCTCCTCCAACGCCTCCACCTGATCGCGTTGCAGGGCGATCAGGGGCGAGACGACCACCGTGGGGCCGCCCAGCGACATCGCCGCGACCTGGTAGATCGCCGACTTGCCGCTCCCGGTCGGCATGATGGCGAGGGTGTCCCTGCCCTTCAGGACGGACGCGATGGCCTCCTTCTGGGCAGGGTGCAACTGGTCGTAGCCGAACACCTCCCGGGCGATCTGCTGGGCGCCCCGGATGCCCCTGGCGGGTCTGGCGGCAGGCTCCGTGGGTTTGACCCCTTTGGATCTGAGCCGGGCAACCTTCGTCCCAGCACGTTCGTTGCCCGGCGCCGCCACGGGGTGAGCGGGAGCGGGCGCCGGTCTGGCCGCGACAGGGACAGGTTCAATGGTCCTAGCGCTGTCCTTTTCCGCTTCGCTGGTGGACGGCGTGGGTTGGGGTTCGGGAACGGCGGGTTCGGGCTCGGGGACGTGGACTCGGATTCGTCTGGGCATGGGTCCTTTCCTGCACGCGCGGCCCACCCGACTTGGGCAGCCAACGCGGTAAGGTTCGCTGTGGCTGGCCTCCCGGTCACCCCGTCAAGGTCAGCTGGGAGAAACGGCAGCGTTCCAGTCTCGCGGCGGGCGGCGGGCGATGACTGCGGGATAAGGCAAGAAAGCTTTACCTAACCCTCGCCGTTCCCAAGCCCCAGCTCAAGGAATCGTCAACCGGGCGCCTCACCACCAACGCCGTCGCCGGGCCGCCCACATCACAAGGGCGGAGAGCAGCAGCAGGGCGGCCAGCATCGCCAGAAAACCGCGCACGCCGGTCTTCTCCAGGGGCAACTGGAAGTTCGTTCCGAACAGGCTGGCGACGAGCGCCCACAGCCCCAGCAACACGGTCGCCACCGTCAGGACACGCATCGTGTCGTTCGTGCGCTGGCCCAGGCTCGTCATGTAGAGGTCGAAGGACCCCAGGACCGCCTCGCGCAGCCCCTCGGTGGAAGCCAGGGCCCGCTCGAAACGGTCCTCCAGAACGTCGTAGTAGTCGGACGAGGCGCTGTCTTCGATGGCCTTGAAGTCGGGCCGGGCGAGTGTCGCGTACACATCGCGGTGGTCGGTGAGGAGCCTTCGCAGCTCGCTCACCTGGCGGCGGCAGGCTGCCAGGTCACCCAGGAAGTCGCCGCGCTCGGGCCGCCCCAGGATGGCCTCGTCCAGCCCGTCCAGTTGGCGCTCCAGAACCTCGACCTCGCGCAGGTAACTCGTCAGGTGCCAGTTTAAGAGCGCCGCCAGAAAAGCCTCGGGCGTGAGCTGGCCGAGCTTGTCATTGTTCCGCTCCTGCGCGGTGAACTCCTCCAGAAAGGGGATGTCTTCCGCGTGGACGGTCATCAGCGCGCCCGGCCCCACCACAATGTTGAGTTCGGCGCCGACCAGCCGCCCTCTGTGCTCTCGCACCGCCTGCACATCCACCCGGAAGGTGTCCCCGTAGTTCCTGACCTGCGGGTGCGGGCTGGGGTCGGCGAGGTCCTGCACCGCCCCCGGGTGAAAGCGCAGCAGTTCCCCCAACCGCCTCATCTGTGCCGCGTCCCGGCCCAGCACGTCCACCCACAGGAGCTGGCGTTCCGAGAGCCCGTGCACCAGCGCCGCGTCCAGGTGGACCTCCCGGTCCTTACTGTCGGCGTCGAAAAGGTAGGGACGGACCCTCACGCCCCCAGGGTCTTCCTGGGGAGAGTCAGCCGGTGTCCGGGCCGCTGGCCCTTGCGGCGCCGACCGCCTCCCTTGAACCGTCCCCTTCCCCGTCATAGCTGCCGTTATTGGAAAGGTTGCTCACCAAGTTCTCCACCCTGTGGGGCACAAAGGACCTTGAGGCTTCTTTGAACACATTCGGCAGAAGGCGACCTCACTAAGCAGGATGGCTTACTGACCGCCGACCCGCTTCCTCACCCCTCCCTCACCTGCTACGGTGGGGGCAACACCGGAAGGAGGTGCTGTGCATGACCGACATCAACCCCATTGTCAGCCTGACCGCGACTGAACGAGGCCTTCTCGCCCCCGCATCCAGGAGCCACCTTGCCGCACCATCTTCCGCAGCCACCTTCCCCGCAACAATCCGGGCCTAACGCGCCCACGGGGCGACCTTGAGCGCCCGCTGGCTCGATGACGAGCTGGAGGGGGCCGATGTCCTGCCCGAGCGCCGCCACAAGCACAAGGCCAAGAAACCGCTTGGCAAGCGCCGCCTCGCCACGCTGACCCCCGACTCCGAGGGCGGGGACGAGACCGACGACCTGATCCGCCGCCTGACCACACTCGGGCACATCACCGAGGTCGTCGCCGAACTCAAGAGCGGCAAGGAGGCCACGGCGTACGTGGCACGCGGCCCACGCGGCAGCGTCCTGCTCAAGCTCTACCGCGAACTCGAAGCCCGCTCCTTCAAGCGCGACGGCGTGTACCGCGAGGGGCAGGTCATCCTCGACAAGCGCGCCGCCAAGGCGATGCAGGGCCGCTCCCGCAAGGGCCTGGAGATGCTCCAGGCCGGGTGGGTGATCGCCGAGTACGCGCACCTGTGGCACCTGTGGCGGGCGGGCCTGAACGTCCCCGAACCGCTCGTCGGTCCCGACCCCTACGACTACGCGCAGACCACCCCCGCTGTGCTGATGCGCCTGATCGGCGCCGAGGACACCCCCGCCCCCCGTCTCAGCGACGCCGCCCTCTCGCCCGAGGAAGCGCGGGACGCCTGGGACCAGGCCGTGGGGGGGATGGCCGACCTGCTGCGGCTGGGCTACGCGCACGGCGACTACAGCACCTACAACCTCCTGTGGTGGGAGAACACCGTGACGATCATCGACTTTCCCCAGCTCACGACCCGTCAGAACCCCAATTTCAGGGACCTGCTGCGCCGCGACGCCGACAGCCTCGCCACCAGCTTCCGCAAGCACGGCATCCAGGCGGATGGCGAGGCTACCCTGCGCGAGGTGCAGCGCCGCGCCGGGGGGCAGGGGCCGAAGCCGCGCGTGCTGCTGCCATGAACCCGCATATCCGCCCCGAGCGCCCCGCCGACACTCCCACCATCGCCGAGGTGACCCGCCTGGCCTTCACGTACAACGGTGGCATCAGGGAGAACGAGATGATCGGGGAGATTCACGCCTCGGGCCGGTTCCTCCCCGACCTCTCGCTGGTGGCCGAGGTCGAAGGTCAAGTGGTCGGCCACGTGATCGTCGCGCCCACCGAGCTGCGGGGTGACCCAGAGCATCCCGAACGCCCCCGGCGTGTGCTGCTGCTGGGACCCCTCAGCGTCCTGCCCGACTTCCAGCGGCGGGGCATCGGCAGCGCGCTCATCAGGAGCGTGCTGGCCCGCCTGGGTGGTCGCCCTGAGCCGATGGTGGTGCTGTGGGGGCACGAGGATTACTACCCGCGTTTCGGATTCCGCCGGGCAGGGGAGTTTGGCCTGCGACCAGACACCCCGGCGGCGATGGTCTACCCGCTGAGAAGTGACCTCAGCTCCTACGCGGGGCTGGAGATGCCCGCCTGAGCGCGGCCCCTCTCCCCCTGGAGTGGAACCCATGAATCTGTCCGAAACCTACAACTATCTGGTGCGTCCGCGGCGCGACCTGTGGACTTCACTGGAAGTCACCCCGGATGACCTTCTTTCCCGCCCACTGCTGGACGGCGCGCGCTTCCACTGCATCAAGGACCTGGTGCTGCACATCCCCGCCGTGGAGGACTCCTGGCTCCACGAGGACATCCTGAGGGACCAGCCCGTCTGGGATCGAGTCCCCGAGGTGGCCGGTGCTCAGGACGGGCCGTACTTCGCTCAGGTGCCGTTGAGTTCGCTCCTGACCTATTGGCAGGCCGTGGAGGCCAGCACCCTCGGTTACCTGGGCACCCTGACTCCCGAGGAACTGGCGCGGCAGGTCACGGTGAACGGATCGAGAGGCGAGGAGCACTTCACGGTGGATGGCCTGCTGTGGCACGTCATGATCCACGAGATGCGGCACACCGCACAGATCGCCACGTTACTGCGACTTTCGGGCGTCAAGCCGCCCTTCCTCGACCTGCTGAACTACCTGCCCGCACAGTGAGGAGGCCGCCACCCGCCGGACATCCCCCTTGTGGCCGGTTTTTCGCTGTCAAATGCCTACACTTTCCCCATGCGCGCCCTCGAAACCTGCCTGTACGTGGACGATCTGGAGGCCGCCGAGGCGTTCTACTCGGGCGTTCTGGGCCTCAGCCTCTTCGGGAAGATGGCGGGGCGGCACCTCTTCTACCGGCTGGAAGGCTCCATGCTCTTGATCTTCGACCCGGCGGCGAGCGCGCAGCCCGGCGATGTGCCGCTGCACGCAGGCAAACCGGGCGGCCACGCCTGCCTGGGAATCGCGCGGGAGGAGACGGACGCCTGGCAGGCGCGGCTGGAGGGGCACGGCCTGAAGGTGACGCGCTACGCCTGGGGCAACCGGGGCGAGAGCCTGTATTTCGAGGACCCAGCGGGGAATGTGCTGGAACTGGCGCCGCCGAGCATCTGGGGGCTGGAGTGAGTCTGAAGTTCGTCGTAGGGAACGATAGCGAACATAACTGCATGTCCCTGGAAATTCGTCACCCGAACGCCGACTACCAGCTCTATGTCAACGAGACGGTGGAGGGCAAGTACGGGGTTGAAAGCGGGTCTCCCCCTGGGGGAACGACGTTCACCCTTGAGGAAACGGCCTTGATTGTTGCCCGTGCCCTGCAATTCGCTGGTCTCCAAGTCCGTGAGCCGGGCAAGTAACCTAGCGGTATGAAGCGCCCCCTCCAGTTCCTCCTCGTCCTCCTGCCCTTCCTGCTGGTGTCAAGTGCGGCGAAACCCAGGCGTCAGGACACCGAGCGTGAGCGTTAAGCCGCTGCGGAGCGTTCTCTACGTGCCCGGTGACAAGCCCCGCGCCACCGAAAAGGCCCGCACCCTGAACGCCGACGCGGTGATCCTCGACCTGGAGGACGCTATCGCGCCCGAGCACAAGGAGGCGGCGCGGGAGAACGTGAGGCAGGCGCTGACCTGGCGCTGGCCCGGCCCGCTGTTCGTGCGGGTGAACGGTCTGGGCACCCCCTGGGAACACGACGACCGTGAGATGGCCCTCCTGGGCGGCGTGGACGGAATCGTGCTGCCCAAGGCCGAGGACCCCGCCGTCCTCGCGGGCCTGCACCTGCGCGTGCCCCTCTGGCCTATGATCGAGACGCCCCTAGGGGTGCTGCGCGCCCCGGAGATCGCGGCGGTTCCCGGCGTGGCTGGCCTGATCGTGGGCGCCAACGACCTCGCCCGGTCGCTGAGAACCCGCCCCGACCCCAGCCGCCTGCCCCTGCTCCACGCCCTGTCGGCCGTGGTCCTGGCTGCCCGCGCCCACAGCAAACTTCCCCTGGACGCCGTCTTCAACGACGTGCGCGACTCGGAGGGCTTCACCCGGGAATGCCAGCAGGGCCGCACCCTGGGCTTCGCCGGGAAGACCGTCATCCATCCCGACCAGATCGAGGTCGCCAACTCCACCTTCGGCGTGACGGACGAGGAAGCCGAGGAGGCCCGCGCCCTCCTCAGCCTCTGGGAACAGGCCCGCGCGGAAGGCAAGAGCGTCGCCACCCACCGCGGCGTCCTCATCGAACAGATGCACGTGGACGAAGCCCAGGAAGTCCTCGACCTTTGGAGAGCTACAAAGACCAATCCAAGCTGAAGCTTTTCAAAACCGTCTACTGCGGACGGCCAGTTCCCAACCATGGGCAGAGTTCGCACAGCCTTCACCCCGCCTTGCTCGCGCAGCGAGACGGTGGGCCCGCGGCTTGGAACACAACAAGATCAAATATTCCGCGTTAAGGAAGACGGCCACAGGCGCGGTGGGAGAGCCCCTTGCCGAGCGCTGCGGAAAGCTCCCCTCGCCCCTCTGGGGTCGGGGGCTGGGCAATCTGCATCAAAACATCCTGCCCCTTGCTTAAACATACTAAGTCCTTTTACTCTACTTAAGCCATGCCTCTGACTGACCGTGAGCGAGACCTCCTGCGCCTGATCCGTGAGTCCCCGCTCAGCTCACCGGAGGACCTCGCCCGGCGCCTGGGAACCTCCCGCGCGGCAGTCAACGTCCACGTCAGCAACCTGACCCGCAAGGGCTTCTTGCTGGGCCGCGGCTACGTAGTTGCGCCGGACAACGAACCCCGCGTGGTCGCGGTGGGTGGCGCGAACCTGGACGTGAAGGCCCGCACCCTCGCCCCTGCCGTGCCCGGCACCAGCAACCCCGGCGCGACGACCCAGGCCCCGGGCGGTGTGGCCCGTAACATCGCGGAAAACTTGGCGCGGCTGGGCGTCCCCACCCACCTGATCGCCGCCGTCGGCCGGGACCCGAACGGCGACCTGCTGCTGCGCGAGACCGAGGCCGCGGGCGTGGACGTGCGGGACGTGCTCCGCCTGGACAGTCCCACCGGCACCTATACCGCCGTTCTCGACGAGCATGGGGAACTGATCATCGCGGTGGCGGCGATGGGGGCGACCGACGCCCTGACTCCCGCTGCGTTGAATGATCGGCGGGGAGTGCTACGCGGCGCCTCGTGGGTAATCGCGGATGGCAACCTCAGCGCGCAAACCCTGACGCACCTGCTGACCCTCTGCACCCAGGGGGGCACGCCGGTCATCTTCGAGCCGGTCAGCATGCCCAAGGCGGCGCGTCTTCTCCCGGCCCTGGAGGCAGGACTCGCGCCGCACACCGTCACGCCGAACGTCGCCGAACTCGCGGCCCTGGTCGGCCGGGAGGTCCCCAATACACCACGAGCCCTCGCTGAGGCGGCAGGTCAACTCCACGCGCGGGGAGTGCAGACCGTCTGGGTCCGGCGGGGCGAGTGGGGCAGCCTGCTCTCCACCCCGGACGGGGTGACCGACCTTCCCACCCTCCCCGCCCAGGTCGCCGATGTGACCGGCGCGGGGGACGCGATGCTCGCCGCATACCTGGCCGCCCTCCTGGCCGGTCACTCCCCTGCCGAGGCCGCCCGCCACGGCCACGCCGCCGCTGCCCTCACCGTCGAGAGCAGCCACGCCGTCTCCCCCATCCTGACTCCGGCCACGGTCAAGGCGCGGCTGGAATCGACTCAACCCTCAAGTCCCCGCATCACCCCGCAGGAGTCCCCATGACCACCTCCGTTCCCATCCGCCCCGAAGTTCTCGCCCTCATGGACATCCACCCCGAGGTCGGTGCCGCGCTCGAAAGCGGTGCTCCCGTCGTGGCGCTCGAAAGCACCATCATCAGCCACGGAATGCCGTACCCGCAGAATGTGGAGATGGCGCGCGGCGTGGAGGCCGTCGTGCGTGAGCACGGCGCCACGCCCGCCACCATCGCCGTGTTGGGCGGGCGCCTGAAGGTCGGCCTGACCCCCGACGAGCTGGAGGTGCTGGCGACCGACCGGAGCGTGCAGAAGATCAGCACCCGCGACCTGCCCGTCACCGTCGCGCTCGGCAGGCACGGGGCGACCACCGTGGCCTCCACCATGCGGATCGCCTCGCTCGCGGGCATCCGGGTCTTCGCCACGGGTGGGACGGGCGGCGTCCACCGGGGCGCGGGCGAGACGATGGACGTGAGCGCCGACCTCACCGAACTCGCCCGGACGGACGTGTGCGTGGTCAGCGCGGGGGTCAAGAGCATCCTCGACATCGGCCTGACGCTGGAAGTGCTGGAGACGCAGGGTGTCCCGGCGATCACGCTGGGAAGCGAGGAGTTCCCAGCCTTCTACTCGCGCCAGAGCGGATTTGCCTCCCCCCTCACCGTAGCAGCGCCCGCCGAGGCCGCCCGCGTGCTTCACGCCAAATGGACGCTCGGCCTGACGGGCGGAGTCCTCCTCGCCAACCCCATTCCCGCCGAGGCCGAGATTCCCACCTCCGAGATCACCCCGCACATAGAGCAGGCGCTGGCCGATATGGCGGCGCTCGGCCTGACGGGCAAGGAGACGACGCCGTACCTGCTGGGCCGGATCGTGGAGATCACGGGGGGCCGCAGCCTCACGGCGAACATTGCCCTCGTGCGGCACAACGCGGCGGTGGCGGCGCGGGTGGCAGCCGAGTACGCGATGCTGCAGGGCTGAGCCTGAGCTGTCCCTCCACCGGGAACGCGCCGCAATCCGCATGAGAAGGGGGTGGTAGGCTCGGGAACGGTTATGGACTCTTACGATGTAGTGGTGATTGGGGGCGGCCCCGCCGGGTACGTGGCCGCTATTCGCGCCGCGCAACTCGGCTTCAAGACTGCCTGCGTGGACGCCTTCGAGCGGAACGGCAAGGCCAGCCTGGGCGGCACCTGCCTCAATGTGGGCTGTATCCCCAGCAAGGCGCTGCTCGACTCCAGCGAGCGCTTCGAGATGATCAACCACGAGGCGCAGGAGCACGGCATCCAGGTCGAGGGCGCCCGCGTGGACCTGACGAAGATGCTGGGCCGCAAGGAGAGCGTGGTGGACAAGCTGACGGGTGGCGTCGCCTTCCTGTTCCGCAAGAACAAGGTGACGAGCTTCCACGGCCTGGGACGCCTCGTGCGCCAAGACGGTGACGGCTGGATCGTGGACGCCGCCGGGACCGAGGTCCACGCGAAGAACGTGATCGTGGCGACGGGCAGCAACCCGCGCGAACTGCCCGGTGCCCCCTTCGGCGAGAACATCGTCGAGAACAGCGGCGCCCTCGCCTTCGAGCAGGTACCGGGACGGCTCGGCATTATCGGCGCGGGCGTGATTGGCGTGGAGCTGGGCAGCGTTTGGCGCCGCTTGGGCGCGCAGGTCACCATCCTGGAGGCCCTCCCCGGCTTCCTGATGGCCGCCGACGAGGCCGTGAGCAAGGAGGCCCTCAAGCAGTTCCAGAAGCAGGGCCTGGAGTTCCACTTCGGCGTGAAGATCACGGAAGTCCAGCAAAGCGACTCCGGCGTGACCGTCACCTACGAGGAGAAGGGCAACACGGTCACCGCGCAGTTTGACAAGTTGATCGTCTCCATCGGGCGGGTGCCCAACACCAGGGGCCTGGGCGCCGAGGCTGTCGGCCTGGAACTCGACGAGCGCGGCTTCGTGAAGGTGGACGGCCACTACCGCACCAACCTCCCCGGGGTCTATGCCATCGGCGATGTGGTCGGTGGCGCGATGCTCGCTCACAAGGCCGAGGAGGAGGGCGTGGCCGTTGCCGAACTCCTCGCCGGGCAGGCCGGGCACGTGAATTACGACGTGATTCCCTGGGTGATCTACACCAGCCCCGAGATCGCCTGGGCGGGCCTGACGGAAAAGCAGGCGAGGGAGAAGGGCCTGAACGTCAAGGCCGGGCAGTTCCCCTTCAGCGCCAACGGGCGCGCGCTGGGCCACGGCGACCCCCGAGGCTTCGTCAAGGTTGTGGCGGACGCCGACACCGACAAGATCATCGGCGTCCACATGGTTGGCCCCAACGTCTCTGAACTCATCGGTGAGACGGTCACCCTGATGGAATTTGGCGGCAGCGCGGAAGACCTCGCCCGCACCGTCCACGCCCACCCCACCCTGAGCGAAGTGGTGAAGGAAGCGGCGCTGGCGACGGACAAGCGTTCGCTGCATATGTAGGGAGCAGTCAGAAAGAGAGGGAGGGGCGGGAGCCAACGCTTTCCCGCCCCTCCCTGTTTGGCCCTCAGGCGAGCTGGCCCACGTCCAGCGCGAGGACCCGCCGCGTCGCCTCACCCAGGATGGCCCGCACGTCCTCCGGTGTCTGCGCCTCGACGTACACCCGCACCACCGGCTCCGTCCCCGAAGCGCGGAACATGGCCGAGGCCCCGCCTGCCAGCAGCAGCTTCACGCCGTCGATGGTCTTGCGGCCCTCGACCCGGTGACCGGCCACTTCGGTGTACCGCTGCACCTCGCTCATCAGCCTGCCCTTGTCGAACTCGGCGCTCAGGTGCAGGTCGTTCCGGTCGTAGTGGTGCCGGAAGCCGACCTCCGCCTCGATCTCGGCGAACAGCTCATCCAGGCTCTTGCCGCTCGACGCTATCGCCTCGATCATCAGCAGGCTGTTGAGCAGACCGTCTCGCTCCGGAATGTGCCCGCGCGAGGCCAGCCCGCCTGATTCCTCTCCCGCCATAAGTACGGCGAGCGATTCGTCCGCCTGCCCCTCTAAAAAGGCGTCGGTGATGTACTTGAAGCCGACCGGCGTTTCCAGCAGGTCGAGCCCCAGCCTCCGGGCCAGGAGTTCGATCACCCGGCTGCCCGACACGGTCTTAACCACGCGCCCGCGCAGGCCCCGCCCGTGCAGGTGCCGCAGCAGAACCGCGAAAATCTGGTGGCTGTTGAAGAACCGCCCGCCCGCCGTTACCGCCCCTACCCGGTCGGCGTCCCCGTCGGTCACCACACCCAGCGTCGTCCCCGTCTCGTCTGCCAGCAGCCCCATCAGTTCGCCCAGGCTCTGCGGAATCGGCTCGGGGTTGACCCCGTGGAAGAGGGGGTCAGGCCGCCCATGCAACTCGCGCAGATCCACGTTCAGCCCAGCGTGCCGTGCATAGCCGGTCAGCCAGCCGCACCCCGCCCCGCCCATCGCGTCGTGTATGA is part of the Deinococcus apachensis DSM 19763 genome and encodes:
- the lpdA gene encoding dihydrolipoyl dehydrogenase; amino-acid sequence: MDSYDVVVIGGGPAGYVAAIRAAQLGFKTACVDAFERNGKASLGGTCLNVGCIPSKALLDSSERFEMINHEAQEHGIQVEGARVDLTKMLGRKESVVDKLTGGVAFLFRKNKVTSFHGLGRLVRQDGDGWIVDAAGTEVHAKNVIVATGSNPRELPGAPFGENIVENSGALAFEQVPGRLGIIGAGVIGVELGSVWRRLGAQVTILEALPGFLMAADEAVSKEALKQFQKQGLEFHFGVKITEVQQSDSGVTVTYEEKGNTVTAQFDKLIVSIGRVPNTRGLGAEAVGLELDERGFVKVDGHYRTNLPGVYAIGDVVGGAMLAHKAEEEGVAVAELLAGQAGHVNYDVIPWVIYTSPEIAWAGLTEKQAREKGLNVKAGQFPFSANGRALGHGDPRGFVKVVADADTDKIIGVHMVGPNVSELIGETVTLMEFGGSAEDLARTVHAHPTLSEVVKEAALATDKRSLHM
- a CDS encoding phosphoglucomutase/phosphomannomutase family protein, whose amino-acid sequence is MPIKFGTDGWRDIIAEDFTYANVRLVARAHAQALRGAGGQSVVVGYDTRFQGAGFARVVAEVMAQEGLRVLLAREFLPTPALSFAVVHHGAAGGVMITASHNPPQYSGYKIKGAYGGSATPAIVAGIEAALQHPEVYDGLAGSIEPLDIRKAYYAQLDRQLDLDTLRSYRGTVIHDAMGGAGCGWLTGYARHAGLNVDLRELHGRPDPLFHGVNPEPIPQSLGELMGLLADETGTTLGVVTDGDADRVGAVTAGGRFFNSHQIFAVLLRHLHGRGLRGRVVKTVSGSRVIELLARRLGLDLLETPVGFKYITDAFLEGQADESLAVLMAGEESGGLASRGHIPERDGLLNSLLMIEAIASSGKSLDELFAEIEAEVGFRHHYDRNDLHLSAEFDKGRLMSEVQRYTEVAGHRVEGRKTIDGVKLLLAGGASAMFRASGTEPVVRVYVEAQTPEDVRAILGEATRRVLALDVGQLA